One segment of Rickettsiales bacterium Ac37b DNA contains the following:
- a CDS encoding Sensor histidine kinase, translating to MQKAINLAFWIKALANIAENRVKKYGASYYTFSIVGLINFPIAIIYEIYTKSYLTGIIIRIISLILCLVLLFHKQWPYKLKFYLPLYWFSVIIFTLPFLTTYLLLKNNFSLEWLINFNIGVMIVILLLDSITFLSVEAIGIILGLLFFYVLGNKIDSWPTGYQTYLFFYMFLCITILGTIFAKNKEIFNHFKEKTLNEVNEYLETQVQSRTAELEHALSAKTEFLNNMSHEIRTPTQGFTNLSEGLVEHWNILEDQRKFDLAKQVATNAKRLSSLLNHLLDLSKFQAGKMIMKLEKIDLNLIILKMIEEAKILYMAEKEVLINYTPLKDAFILADKERIGQVLRNLFVNSIKFSPNNSTLTVSLSSSEITYDDENKCEAYHFAIKDEGIGIPENELYTIFEVFVQSSKTKTKAGGTGLGLAYVKKLSKLIMVKFGQKIMNKVQLLTLLFQYRRPNKWTAIILLPKIMSKYLQNLPLKLLNQLTF from the coding sequence ATGCAAAAAGCCATAAACCTTGCCTTTTGGATTAAAGCTCTAGCAAATATTGCTGAAAATAGGGTAAAAAAATATGGAGCATCTTATTATACATTTTCTATAGTTGGTCTCATCAATTTTCCTATTGCTATTATATATGAAATATACACAAAATCTTACCTTACTGGGATAATAATAAGAATTATTTCACTCATACTATGCTTAGTATTGTTATTTCATAAACAATGGCCATATAAATTAAAATTTTATTTACCATTATATTGGTTTAGTGTGATTATTTTTACACTCCCGTTTTTGACCACTTATCTTTTACTAAAAAATAATTTCTCATTAGAATGGCTTATCAACTTTAACATAGGAGTGATGATTGTCATTTTGCTATTAGACTCTATTACTTTTTTGAGTGTTGAGGCTATAGGTATAATTTTAGGCTTATTATTTTTCTATGTGTTGGGCAATAAGATTGATAGTTGGCCTACAGGTTATCAAACTTATCTATTTTTTTATATGTTTTTGTGTATTACAATACTTGGTACTATATTTGCAAAAAATAAGGAAATTTTTAATCATTTCAAAGAAAAAACTCTAAATGAAGTAAATGAATATTTAGAAACTCAGGTTCAAAGCAGAACCGCAGAGTTGGAACATGCACTTTCAGCCAAGACAGAGTTCCTAAATAATATGAGTCATGAGATTAGGACGCCGACACAAGGATTTACCAATTTATCTGAAGGGTTAGTAGAACACTGGAATATTCTTGAAGATCAAAGAAAATTTGATTTGGCTAAACAAGTAGCAACAAATGCGAAGAGATTATCTTCGCTGCTTAACCATCTCCTTGATCTTTCTAAGTTTCAGGCTGGCAAGATGATTATGAAGCTAGAAAAAATAGACTTAAATCTCATCATCCTTAAAATGATTGAGGAAGCTAAAATTTTATATATGGCTGAAAAAGAGGTTCTTATCAATTATACTCCTTTAAAAGACGCCTTTATCCTGGCGGACAAAGAAAGAATAGGCCAAGTCCTCCGTAATTTATTTGTTAATAGCATCAAATTCAGCCCAAATAATTCTACTCTAACTGTTTCTCTTAGCTCTTCAGAAATCACTTATGATGATGAAAATAAGTGCGAAGCTTATCATTTTGCTATTAAAGATGAAGGGATAGGCATTCCTGAAAATGAATTATATACTATCTTTGAGGTCTTTGTTCAAAGCAGTAAGACCAAAACAAAAGCAGGTGGTACCGGCCTTGGACTTGCATATGTAAAGAAATTATCGAAGCTCATCATGGTGAAATTTGGGCAGAAAATAATGAACAAGGTGCAACTTTTAACTTTGTTATTCCAATATCGCAGGCCAAACAAATGGACGGCCATCATATTATTGCCGAAAATAATGTCGAAATACCTACAAAACCTGCCACTCAAACTACTAAATCAGCTAACATTTTAA
- a CDS encoding chemotaxis protein CheY: protein MDGHHIIAENNVEIPTKPATQTTKSANILIIDDEDACLMSMELLLFGSGYNLHKAVGGYAGLEYLKEHFKEIDLILLDLMMPDIYGLNVLAEIKQNPELAKIPVILQTGSSDSAEIERAFTLGIFTYIKKPYQKQNIMYELEKAL, encoded by the coding sequence ATGGACGGCCATCATATTATTGCCGAAAATAATGTCGAAATACCTACAAAACCTGCCACTCAAACTACTAAATCAGCTAACATTTTAATAATAGATGATGAAGATGCCTGCCTAATGAGTATGGAATTACTGCTTTTTGGAAGTGGCTATAATCTCCATAAAGCAGTGGGAGGTTATGCGGGCCTTGAATATTTAAAAGAACATTTTAAGGAAATAGATTTAATTTTGCTCGACTTAATGATGCCAGATATTTATGGCTTAAATGTACTCGCTGAGATCAAGCAGAACCCAGAGCTTGCTAAAATTCCAGTTATTTTACAGACTGGTTCTTCCGATAGTGCTGAAATTGAAAGAGCATTCACACTTGGCATTTTCACCTATATCAAAAAGCCCTACCAAAAACAGAATATAATGTATGAATTGGAAAAAGCTTTATAG
- a CDS encoding hypothetical protein (DUF218 domain) → MLRYIRTFSFILLILISFWFIGFVYFVHTMSLVVPDNHTMTDAIVVLTGGKGRIDQGIALLAANKAQKLLITGVGSQAKLEEIHIYDYEQAKLLSDKITLGYVATNTKGNVQETIHWMKDNNFKTIRLVTSEYHMPRACLEFAMAISKEDIIFNPVVSDNIKLNTIWKSPIHLKLIGLEYSKFIWLYIYYNIKSSTYKLFNLQ, encoded by the coding sequence ATGCTGAGATATATAAGAACTTTTTCATTTATTCTATTAATTTTAATTAGTTTTTGGTTTATTGGGTTTGTGTATTTTGTCCATACTATGTCTTTGGTTGTTCCTGATAATCATACTATGACGGATGCAATAGTAGTATTAACAGGGGGAAAAGGAAGAATTGATCAAGGTATAGCTTTGCTGGCAGCGAATAAAGCTCAAAAATTGTTAATAACAGGTGTAGGATCACAAGCTAAATTAGAAGAAATACATATATATGATTACGAACAAGCTAAATTACTTAGTGATAAAATAACTTTAGGTTATGTTGCAACTAATACGAAAGGTAATGTGCAAGAAACTATCCACTGGATGAAAGATAATAATTTTAAAACTATAAGATTAGTTACCTCAGAATACCATATGCCTAGAGCTTGTTTAGAATTTGCAATGGCTATTAGTAAGGAAGATATAATATTTAATCCTGTAGTATCAGATAATATAAAACTTAATACCATCTGGAAATCTCCTATTCATCTTAAATTGATAGGGTTAGAATATAGTAAATTTATTTGGCTATATATATATTACAATATTAAGAGTTCAACATATAAGCTTTTTAATTTGCAATAG
- the lipB gene encoding Octanoyltransferase, whose protein sequence is MFANMNNVIEWNISPEPLLYEEALQVMEHRVRDIQADIAPEMVWLLEHCPVYTAGTSANQNELLNTNVLPVINTGRGGKYTYHGPGQRIAYVMINLKKRAKDKIPDLKEYIKNLEQWLINSLLCFGINGERRPSRIGIWVQTQAGKEEKIAAIGVRVSKWITYHGIALNVNPEMSYFNSIIPCGIKEYGVTSMQELGYNGELYIIDQVLKREFHKIFG, encoded by the coding sequence ATGTTTGCTAATATGAATAATGTAATAGAATGGAATATATCGCCGGAACCTCTTTTATACGAAGAAGCGTTGCAGGTTATGGAGCACCGGGTTAGAGATATACAAGCTGACATCGCTCCAGAAATGGTATGGTTACTTGAACATTGTCCAGTTTATACAGCTGGTACTTCAGCAAATCAAAATGAATTATTAAATACCAATGTTTTACCTGTGATTAATACGGGTAGAGGAGGTAAATATACTTATCATGGTCCTGGACAAAGAATAGCTTATGTTATGATTAATTTAAAAAAAAGGGCTAAAGATAAAATCCCAGATTTAAAGGAATATATTAAAAATTTGGAACAATGGTTAATTAATAGCTTATTATGTTTTGGTATTAATGGAGAAAGAAGACCAAGTAGAATAGGTATTTGGGTTCAGACTCAAGCTGGTAAAGAGGAAAAGATTGCTGCGATAGGAGTAAGAGTTAGTAAGTGGATAACTTATCATGGAATAGCTTTAAATGTTAATCCAGAAATGAGTTATTTTAATTCAATTATACCCTGTGGAATTAAGGAATATGGAGTAACTTCAATGCAAGAACTGGGATATAACGGTGAATTGTATATTATAGATCAAGTATTAAAAAGAGAATTTCATAAGATTTTTGGTTAG
- the tolR gene encoding Tol system periplasmic component TolR — protein sequence MLDFIFSKKRLYTIITCMLSIQVMAYDYNDQPNNMLLDRIDKLEHDLITIQKHLYSRSGTKQGMNPDDNIVASIENRIDIVEEQMRTIVGQMEQLEHNINTLAKKLDQSIANNKTSEQNISMENQKISPEENNSLGIVSTKLIEDVKRNNSSFDDTMEEDFKKAFTLLKTAKKDESIRYFKQFIKNYPNTDLTPEAYYWLGEIYFSKKDFENASINFLRNYKLSPHGEKTVDSMLKLSISLKNLQRVKDACLILNKLSKDFPDQSTDIKNKTLQLNKELNCQ from the coding sequence ATGTTGGATTTTATTTTTTCTAAAAAGAGATTATATACTATTATTACATGTATGTTAAGTATACAAGTTATGGCATATGACTATAATGATCAACCTAATAATATGTTACTCGATAGAATAGATAAATTAGAACACGATCTTATTACTATACAAAAACACTTATATAGTAGAAGTGGTACTAAACAGGGTATGAATCCAGATGATAATATTGTAGCATCAATTGAAAATAGGATAGATATTGTAGAAGAGCAAATGAGAACTATTGTTGGACAAATGGAGCAGCTTGAACATAATATTAATACCTTAGCTAAAAAACTTGACCAATCTATAGCAAATAATAAAACTTCAGAACAAAATATTTCTATGGAAAATCAAAAAATCTCTCCTGAGGAAAATAACAGCCTGGGTATAGTTAGCACTAAATTGATAGAAGATGTAAAACGTAATAATTCTTCATTTGATGATACCATGGAAGAAGATTTTAAGAAAGCTTTTACGTTATTAAAAACAGCTAAAAAAGATGAATCAATTAGATATTTTAAACAATTTATTAAAAATTATCCTAACACTGACCTAACACCAGAAGCATATTATTGGTTAGGGGAAATCTATTTTTCTAAAAAAGATTTTGAAAATGCTTCTATCAATTTCTTACGAAATTATAAACTCTCTCCTCATGGAGAAAAAACTGTAGATAGTATGTTAAAATTATCCATTTCTCTTAAAAATTTACAAAGAGTAAAGGATGCTTGTTTAATATTAAATAAGCTGTCAAAAGATTTTCCTGATCAATCTACCGATATAAAAAATAAAACATTGCAGTTAAATAAAGAGTTAAATTGTCAATAG
- the tolB gene encoding translocation protein TolB, with protein MLKRNLLIIIIISFYTINYAHATSRIDITRGVREPLPIAITDLHGISDEEKELGNQISSVIENDLESSGLFRSIDKLAFIEQSLHLNNIPSFASWRQINAASLVMGNIKISSDGLIKVEFKLWDTYSELQIAGKSYALNSALWRRVAHKIADEIYQRLTGDTSYFDTRIAYISETGPGLKRIKRLAIMDQDGENNEFLTKGNFLVLTPRFSPSGQQLLYLSYENKNPNVYLMDIKSKRSILLGKFPGMTLAPRFSPDGKKIVMSVSYNGNTDIYLLDLTTSQSIQLTDDRAIDISPSFSPDSNQIVFASDRGGRPQLYIMDSNGTNLQRISFGEGSYTTPIWSPRGDMIAFTKKQSGSFYIGVMNSDGSGERILAQGFLVEGPTWSPNGRTIMYTRGEPSHGGKIGTSRIFSIDLTGYNEREIITPTDASDPAWSPLLP; from the coding sequence ATGCTTAAAAGAAATTTATTAATAATAATTATTATATCTTTTTACACTATTAATTATGCCCATGCTACTTCAAGGATAGATATAACCAGAGGGGTAAGAGAACCTTTACCAATTGCTATAACTGACTTACATGGTATTTCAGATGAAGAAAAAGAATTAGGGAACCAAATATCTAGCGTAATAGAAAACGATCTAGAAAGCAGCGGCCTATTTAGATCTATTGATAAATTGGCTTTTATAGAACAATCTTTGCATCTTAACAATATTCCATCCTTTGCTTCTTGGAGGCAAATTAATGCGGCTTCTTTAGTAATGGGAAATATAAAAATTAGTTCTGATGGATTGATTAAAGTCGAATTTAAATTATGGGATACCTATTCTGAATTACAAATTGCAGGCAAATCATATGCTCTAAATTCAGCTTTATGGCGCAGAGTAGCGCATAAAATAGCCGATGAAATATATCAACGACTTACTGGAGATACAAGTTATTTTGATACTCGTATTGCGTATATTTCAGAAACAGGACCAGGCCTTAAAAGAATAAAGCGCTTAGCTATTATGGACCAAGATGGAGAAAATAATGAATTCTTAACAAAAGGTAATTTTTTAGTATTAACACCTAGATTCTCTCCCTCAGGGCAACAATTATTATATTTATCTTATGAAAATAAAAATCCTAATGTCTATCTAATGGATATAAAAAGTAAACGCAGCATATTATTGGGAAAATTCCCAGGTATGACTCTAGCACCTAGATTTTCACCTGATGGCAAAAAAATAGTTATGTCTGTGTCATATAATGGCAATACTGATATATATTTATTAGATCTTACCACTTCGCAATCTATTCAACTTACCGACGATCGTGCAATTGATATTTCACCTTCATTTTCACCTGATAGCAACCAAATAGTCTTTGCTTCAGACAGAGGAGGAAGACCGCAACTATATATTATGGATTCTAATGGCACCAATCTTCAAAGAATCAGTTTTGGAGAAGGAAGTTATACTACCCCTATATGGTCTCCACGAGGAGATATGATAGCTTTTACTAAAAAACAATCAGGATCTTTTTATATAGGGGTTATGAACTCTGATGGTAGTGGTGAACGCATATTAGCACAAGGATTTTTAGTAGAAGGACCAACATGGTCCCCCAACGGACGTACTATCATGTATACTAGAGGGGAACCCAGTCATGGTGGCAAAATAGGCACATCTAGAATTTTTTCTATAGATTTAACAGGTTATAACGAAAGAGAGATTATAACACCTACTGATGCCTCAGATCCTGCTTGGTCACCACTATTACCATAA
- a CDS encoding Minor outer membrane protein Omp16, which produces MIRKIMIILFVLATATACNKKGLDNGAAGANGLDAGTIVPGTEADLVANVGNVVYFSFDSSILDEESRATLDRQVAWLKANPSVNVTVEGNCDERGTRDYNLALGERRAEAAKRYLVRSGIDASRICTVSYGKERPAVLGTGESVWRLNRRDVTIVTNNN; this is translated from the coding sequence ATGATTCGTAAAATAATGATTATATTATTTGTATTAGCTACCGCTACTGCATGTAATAAGAAAGGACTTGATAATGGAGCCGCTGGTGCTAATGGTTTAGATGCTGGGACAATTGTACCTGGTACTGAAGCAGACTTAGTAGCTAATGTAGGTAATGTAGTTTATTTTTCTTTTGATAGTTCTATACTAGATGAAGAATCAAGAGCTACTCTTGATCGTCAAGTTGCATGGCTAAAAGCTAATCCTTCTGTAAATGTAACAGTAGAAGGAAATTGTGATGAACGTGGTACTCGTGATTATAACTTAGCTTTAGGTGAACGTCGTGCTGAAGCTGCAAAACGTTATTTAGTACGTTCTGGTATTGATGCTTCTCGTATTTGCACAGTTTCATATGGTAAAGAACGCCCTGCTGTTTTAGGCACTGGGGAATCAGTTTGGAGACTTAATCGTCGTGATGTAACTATAGTTACTAACAACAATTAA
- the fmt gene encoding Methionyl-tRNA formyltransferase: MKIIFMGTPLFAVPALKLLTSSSHEVVAVYTQSPKAAGRGYKERLSPIHQFALENNLEVKYPVSLRDPLVQKELIDLRSDIIVVAAYGLILPEAILSAPKYGSINIHPSLLPKWRGAAPIQRTVLAGDNETGVCIMKLVQKLDAGAILSSYKMPLNKDITSSALHDQLSNIGADLLLQTLDNIDNCVPVEQSEISVTYADKLSKEEGLIRWNYTAEYIHRMVRALNPWPGVYFNYNNEIIKILETDYIDMAVKEEVGKVLDDNLSIFCSGGILKPKILQRTGRKPMDTSTFLRGFNIPKGTIL, from the coding sequence ATGAAAATAATATTTATGGGTACTCCGCTTTTTGCAGTTCCAGCGCTTAAACTTTTAACTTCTTCTTCCCATGAAGTAGTAGCTGTATATACACAGTCACCAAAAGCTGCTGGCCGTGGGTATAAAGAAAGATTATCTCCTATACATCAGTTTGCACTGGAAAACAATTTAGAAGTAAAATATCCTGTTAGCTTACGTGATCCTCTAGTACAAAAGGAGTTAATAGATCTTAGAAGTGATATAATTGTAGTTGCAGCATATGGCTTAATATTACCTGAAGCCATATTATCAGCACCTAAATATGGTTCTATAAATATACATCCATCTTTGTTGCCAAAATGGAGAGGAGCGGCGCCTATACAACGAACTGTTCTTGCAGGTGATAATGAAACAGGCGTTTGTATTATGAAATTAGTACAAAAATTGGATGCTGGTGCAATTTTGTCTAGTTATAAAATGCCATTAAATAAAGATATTACTTCATCTGCACTACATGATCAATTATCTAATATAGGGGCAGATTTATTGTTACAAACCTTAGATAATATAGATAATTGTGTACCAGTTGAGCAATCAGAAATTAGTGTAACTTATGCAGATAAATTAAGTAAAGAAGAAGGCCTTATTAGGTGGAATTATACTGCAGAATATATTCATAGGATGGTACGTGCATTAAATCCATGGCCTGGTGTATATTTTAATTACAATAATGAAATAATTAAAATATTAGAAACAGATTATATAGATATGGCAGTTAAAGAGGAAGTAGGAAAAGTATTAGATGATAATTTATCTATCTTCTGCAGCGGTGGTATACTAAAACCTAAGATTTTGCAGAGAACAGGACGTAAACCTATGGATACCTCTACCTTTTTAAGGGGATTTAATATACCTAAAGGAACTATTTTATAG
- the def gene encoding Peptide deformylase translates to MAILALVLAPDPRLKQKSLPVEKVDDDLRKFMDDMLETMYYSEGAGLAAIQVGIAKRILIVDVSNKENDEAKNPIFMVNPEIIYISEEKCIRQEGCLSIPTQILDIERPSNIKVKYLDYNGNTQELEADGWLATAIQHEMDHLNGVLLLDHASLVKRDTMIRKAKKIKKTYLSSEQ, encoded by the coding sequence ATGGCAATTTTAGCACTTGTACTAGCTCCTGATCCAAGACTTAAACAAAAATCACTACCGGTTGAGAAGGTAGATGATGATTTACGTAAGTTTATGGATGATATGTTAGAAACCATGTATTATTCAGAAGGAGCAGGTTTAGCGGCTATACAAGTGGGTATAGCAAAACGTATATTAATAGTAGATGTAAGTAACAAAGAAAATGATGAGGCTAAAAATCCTATTTTTATGGTTAATCCTGAAATAATTTATATATCTGAGGAGAAATGCATACGTCAGGAAGGCTGTCTTTCCATACCAACTCAAATATTAGACATAGAGCGTCCTAGTAATATTAAAGTTAAATATTTGGATTATAATGGGAATACACAAGAATTAGAGGCTGATGGGTGGCTAGCAACAGCTATACAACATGAAATGGATCATTTAAATGGAGTATTGCTATTAGATCATGCTTCTTTAGTAAAACGTGATACTATGATCAGAAAAGCAAAAAAAATAAAAAAAACATATCTCTCTTCAGAGCAATAA
- the ampG_2 gene encoding AmpG — protein MYSRKLIENLSVYSRPKVLAIFLLGISSGLPFALVSSTLKIWLTEVGISIQAIGVFSAVTLPYTLKFLWAPFIDYFSLPYLSKVLGRRRSWLIITQLLLAIAIIALGHSNPSFNMIRMAICAFIVVFCSATQDIIVDAYRIEVLSKEEQSYGAAMSVFGYRIGMLLTSAGALYFSEYFDWSVTYSLSTLGIMVGMIVVLSMNEKPMDKDLVRTINDKRIAFVDKVIINPFVEMVKRSDGIIIILFVLCYKLGDSLLFSMTGPFLVNVGFSKAEIATIAKFWGLIATIFGSMIGGVLIYSLGIKKSLWIGAIIQASSNFMYCLQAIIGYDTHFLAVTIGIENLSGGLGTSVFIAYLGSLCNKVQYTATQYALYTALSAVGRDILSIPVGYLIDQIGWIAFFALTIAISIPGMVFLYILTKRRTLYVS, from the coding sequence ATGTATAGTAGAAAATTAATAGAAAATCTGAGCGTCTATTCCAGACCTAAAGTTTTGGCAATATTTTTGCTTGGAATATCTAGCGGATTACCTTTTGCTCTTGTATCTTCTACACTCAAAATATGGCTTACAGAAGTGGGAATAAGTATTCAGGCTATAGGGGTTTTTAGTGCTGTAACTTTGCCATATACGCTTAAATTTTTATGGGCACCTTTTATAGATTATTTTTCTTTACCTTATTTGTCTAAAGTATTAGGTAGAAGACGTAGTTGGTTAATAATTACCCAATTACTTTTAGCTATTGCTATAATAGCATTAGGTCATTCTAACCCCTCATTTAATATGATACGAATGGCCATTTGTGCGTTTATAGTGGTGTTTTGTTCAGCAACTCAAGATATAATAGTAGATGCCTATAGAATAGAGGTTTTATCTAAGGAAGAACAAAGTTATGGCGCAGCAATGTCAGTCTTTGGTTATAGAATAGGTATGCTTCTTACGAGTGCGGGTGCTTTGTATTTTTCTGAATATTTTGATTGGTCAGTTACATATTCTTTATCTACTCTGGGCATAATGGTAGGTATGATCGTAGTTTTATCTATGAATGAAAAACCTATGGATAAAGATTTAGTTAGAACCATAAATGATAAGAGGATAGCTTTTGTAGATAAAGTAATAATTAATCCTTTTGTAGAAATGGTAAAACGTTCAGATGGTATAATAATTATATTATTTGTCTTATGTTATAAATTAGGAGACTCTTTATTGTTTTCAATGACAGGTCCCTTTTTAGTTAATGTTGGGTTTAGTAAAGCTGAAATAGCTACTATAGCCAAATTTTGGGGATTGATAGCTACTATTTTTGGATCAATGATTGGAGGAGTACTAATATATAGCCTAGGAATTAAAAAAAGTTTATGGATAGGAGCTATTATACAAGCTTCTTCAAATTTTATGTATTGTTTACAAGCTATTATTGGCTATGATACTCATTTTTTAGCCGTCACCATAGGTATAGAAAATCTCTCTGGAGGATTAGGTACCTCTGTGTTTATTGCTTATTTAGGAAGCTTATGCAATAAAGTTCAGTATACAGCCACCCAATATGCTTTATATACAGCTTTATCTGCGGTTGGTAGAGATATATTATCAATCCCAGTCGGATACCTTATAGATCAAATAGGCTGGATTGCATTTTTTGCCCTTACGATAGCTATAAGCATACCTGGCATGGTCTTTCTTTATATTTTAACAAAAAGAAGAACACTATATGTGAGTTAA
- the argO gene encoding Arginine exporter protein ArgO, translating to MFLFFKGFFLSISIIASIGAQNVHVLKCGINKTHIIPVCIICFLCDVILMSLAIWNSSYLAYNNTVKFLLSLSGIVFLVIYGGMSAYNAYKGSSLNTPCKGKTTSLRKNILITLAVTLLNPNVYIDIFIIIGSLALYLSNQEKFAFFYGAITASFLWFFTLAISTNLISSYLTQPKYWRIINCLTTIIMWSIALKLLFDII from the coding sequence ATGTTTTTATTTTTTAAAGGATTTTTTCTTTCTATCAGCATTATTGCATCTATAGGCGCACAAAATGTCCATGTATTAAAATGCGGTATTAACAAGACTCACATTATTCCTGTATGTATAATATGTTTTTTATGTGACGTTATATTAATGAGCTTAGCCATATGGAATTCTAGCTATCTTGCCTATAATAACACTGTAAAATTTTTATTATCCTTAAGCGGTATAGTTTTCTTAGTAATCTATGGGGGGATGTCTGCATATAACGCTTATAAAGGCTCCTCATTAAATACCCCTTGTAAAGGTAAAACTACAAGCTTACGTAAAAATATTCTTATAACCCTTGCAGTTACTTTACTAAACCCAAATGTATATATAGATATTTTCATTATTATAGGAAGCCTAGCACTATATTTGTCTAATCAAGAAAAATTTGCGTTTTTTTATGGAGCTATCACTGCTTCATTTTTATGGTTTTTTACATTAGCAATTAGTACAAACTTAATCTCTTCTTATCTTACACAACCTAAATATTGGCGTATAATTAATTGCCTAACCACAATAATCATGTGGAGTATAGCACTAAAATTATTATTCGATATTATATAG
- the sdhB gene encoding Succinate dehydrogenase iron-sulfur subunit — MVELRLPPNSKVTQGKVFSAPAGTKNVRKFKIYRYNPDDTDNPRLDTFEVDMDTCGPMVLDALIKIKNEIDPTLTFRRSCREGICGSCSMNIDGTNTLACTKEISAIKGDVKIYPLPHMQVIKDLVPDLNMFYAQYESIEPWLKTDTPNPQDRERLQSPEDRAKLDGPADCILCACCSASCPSYWWNGDKYLGPAILLQAHRWIEDSRDEYTGERLDALEDPFKLYRCHTILNCTNTCPKGLNPAEAISSIKRKIAERKGV; from the coding sequence ATGGTAGAACTTAGATTACCTCCGAATTCTAAAGTAACACAAGGTAAAGTATTCTCTGCTCCGGCTGGGACTAAGAATGTTAGAAAGTTCAAAATATATCGTTACAATCCTGATGATACTGATAATCCAAGGCTAGATACATTTGAAGTAGATATGGATACGTGCGGGCCGATGGTTTTAGATGCTTTAATAAAAATTAAAAATGAGATAGATCCTACTCTTACTTTTAGGCGTTCTTGCAGAGAAGGTATTTGTGGTAGTTGTTCTATGAATATAGATGGAACTAATACTTTGGCTTGTACTAAGGAAATATCTGCCATAAAGGGAGATGTAAAAATTTATCCTTTACCTCACATGCAGGTGATTAAAGACTTGGTGCCAGATCTGAATATGTTTTATGCTCAGTATGAATCTATTGAGCCATGGCTTAAAACTGATACACCTAATCCCCAAGATCGTGAGAGATTACAATCACCAGAAGATAGAGCAAAATTGGACGGTCCAGCAGACTGTATTTTATGTGCTTGTTGTTCTGCTAGTTGTCCGAGCTATTGGTGGAATGGTGATAAATATTTAGGGCCTGCTATTTTATTGCAAGCTCATCGTTGGATTGAGGATAGTAGGGATGAATATACAGGTGAAAGGTTGGATGCCTTAGAAGATCCTTTTAAATTATATAGATGTCATACAATTTTGAATTGTACAAATACCTGTCCTAAAGGACTAAATCCAGCGGAAGCTATTTCGAGTATTAAGAGAAAAATTGCTGAACGTAAAGGTGTATAA